The genomic segment TTGGACATTATTGGTGGCAATGAGGAGGAGGAAGAGACCAATACCAATTCCTGTTCCGTGGGCAATACCAAGGGGGAGGTTGTTCAGTATCCACTGCCGAGCTCCTGTGATGGTAACGGCGGTAAAGATAAGACCCATAAGCAGGATTGCCCCGAGAGCCACGGGAATTGGAATTCCCTGCCCGAGGACAAGGCTATAGGCGGTAAAGGCGGTAAGCGATATTGCACAGCCGACGGCCATGGGCAGGTTGGCCCATACTCCCATTAGTATTGAGCCAAAGGCTGCAACCAGACATGTCGCAATAAAAATAGCACCGCCGTTAAAGCCTGCCTGGCCCAGCATATTAGGAATGACCACAACCATATATACCATGGAGAGGAAGGTAGTAAGTCCTGCAACTATCTCTCGGCGTAGGTTACTACCCCGTTCAGAAATTTTAAAATAACTATCAATGAGGGATAGCCTGGATTTCGGTGACTTGTTTGGAGATATCATGTTATTACGTTTTTGAACTCTTATTTTGGAGATGGATCTTCTCAGGTGGGCGAAAAATGCCAATATACAGTCTGCTCTGGTCTGTATTGACTAAAAAACAGAAAAACCCGCAATCCCGATGGGGGGTTGTGGGCTTTTATACTGAGTATAGAGAACAAACAGGGGAAAAAAAATCAACCCATTTATGGTCTCTCTGGCTGGATTGAAGGCTTTTGTCTTTCTGCAAAACAAAAAAAAATTTGTAAAACGTTTTTGGCCCGCCTATACTTGTCTTAGCATCTAAGTGACCTTTTCGATCACTTATCTCTCTCCTTTCTTAATCCCTAGCTTTCCCCACAAAGTTGGGGATTTTTTTTGCCAGAGTCTTTGCGCATGACTTTGATCGTGACCTTGATCGTGAAGTTCTTTACTGGGGCCCTTCCGGGAGGACTTTGTCCGCTGTGATGATCGGGGTAGATGGGAGGGGCGACGATAAGTTGAAGATCTTTTCTCTTTGGGGTAGAGTTTGGGCCAGTACTATTGTTTGACCGGCATGATGCAGGACAGCTGTAGGCAAACTATTCTGAGTTGTATTTATCTAGAAATATTTAAGAAAAAGAGTGAGATAATGGATTTTAGCTTTGAAGAGGCCGCACCCATAGAAATTCGTAGGATGGAAGGCATTGAAGATTATTTTCAAGAGAGAGTAAAGGATATGGTTGTTCAGGCCCTTGAAACAGGCAATACGACCTATCAGTTAGAGGTGGATGATAAAGAGCATCTCCCCTATCTCCGTGAGCAGTTTGAACTTCTGTTCCGTCTCTCTCACTCCATTGACAAGAGGGATGGAAGCATAGACTCATATAGGGTTTTTGCAGCCAAGCAGGATGAGGATATGGGAGTGTCATTTACCCTGAGTGCCAGATTTATTGCTTTGCTCAAAACAGAGCCAAAGATTTTAGACCTGTTCTAGAGATTTTCCTACTTCGCAGGGGATACACTTCTGCGAAGTAGGGTTGCTAATTTTACATTTTGTTGAGCACTGCGCCTAACAGTCTTGCGAGACTTGCCACCTCCTCTGAGGTGAGTTCTGCACAAATATCTTGGGTAAATGCTTGATGGAACCTATGATGTTCTTTAAACATTGCCTCTCCCCTTTCTGTTAAAACAATCAACCATGACCGGCGATCCTTTTCATGGGGTTTTCGTTGCACAAGCCCCTGCTTTTCAAGTTTATCTATGCCGACGGTTAGTGTTCCCGTGGTGATTCCCAATTTTTCTGCAAGTTCCTTCATTCGCATCTCTTGGTTATGACCGATTATTTCAATCGTATGCATCTGGGTGGGAGAGAGACCACTTTCTTTGACTACGGAATGTTCCCAGGATGAAATTTTGTCATAAAATTCTACCAACTGATGTGAGAGTTGTTCTACACTCATACTGCCCCCCTGTATGTAGAGGAAATAATTGCCCCATAGAGTCCATATCCAGCAAAAACAATAATTACCAATCCTGACAGCTTCATAATAAAGGGCTCTATCCACTCCTTTTGCAGTGAATGGGCCATATGTGTTGCCTTGAATATGAGGAAAATAACCAGGCCGACGGCAACTGCTGTTGAAACTGCATAGGTGGCAAAGACAAGGGTTGCCGAGAGCAAGCTCCCGGAATTTAGGGCATAACCATACATGACCGCCACGGTGGGACATGGAATGATCATATTGATAAAGCCAATGCTAAAAAGGGCATATGGAAGTATTTTTTTGTTTTTTGTGAATTTCTTAAGCCGGGCCATGATGCCTGGCCGATGATCATGGCAGTCGTGATCATGATGGCAGTCATGATTGTGGTCGTGCTCGTGATCATGGTTGTGGAGTATATGGGGTTTATAGAGCAGGAGGGCGCCGATGAGCAAAAGGGCTAGCGAGGTGATAACTTCAACCCAGATGCCAACTGAAGCGGGCAGGGATTGAGATACAGCCCCCAGGCTTGCGCCGAGGGCAATACAGGCAAGCGCCGTTCCAAAGAGGAAGGCGAAGCTTAGCAGGGCGACACGTTTACCGTTTTTTTCTCCCGTAGTAAATGGGGCGAGAACGAGCCATGAATGTCCACAGGGGTTTATCCCGTGAAGCAGGCCGAGTATAAAGCTCGACTGTAGTGCTGCAAGCAATAGGGTGTTGAGTTCCATCTTATTTCCTAAACTGAGGGCTTGAGTGCCATAAAAACTATTTTCTAAAAAGTATCAGGAGATATTATTACATTTAGTTTGAAAGTCAAGATGTTTGTTCTTCAAGCTATGTGGGCTCAGTTCATGCTGCAAAGGGTAACAGTACCCTTCTGTTTTTTACAAATATTTCTAATGCTAATATTGATTTTTTTGCTATCCTCTAGTTATCTGTTTTGCATCTCTCTACCGAGGAGAGGTGAAGTTCATCCTATGAAAAGTTAAAAAATATGACACGACAACAGAAGAAAGCGCTTTTTATCCTCTGGTTTGGCTATGCCAATTTTTATCTGTTGCGACTCAACTATGGTATAGCTATGCCGGGAATCATGGCCGAATATGGCTATAGCAGAGGAGAACTTGGCCTGGGGGCAAGTTTCTTTTTTATGCTCTATGCCCTTGGCCTGGTGGTAAGTGGGGTGCTCAGTGACAGACTAGGACCGAAAAGGATTTTGGTCTTTGGCCTGCTCTGCTCCATTCTTGTTAATCTGGCCTTTCCGTCTATTGCTGGTAGCCTCTTCGGCATTGTTTTTCTTTGGTCTATAAATGGTTTTTTTCAGGCAATGGGCTGGGCGCCTACGGTGAAGATGACTTCACCGTGGTTTGAGGAGGGGCAGAAGGGTCGGGCCTCGGCGATTCTTGGTACCTCATATATTATCGGCAGTGCTCTGAGTTGGCTTCTTGCCGGTTATCTGGCCCAAAACTACTCCTGGCGTCTTGTCTTCTATGGCCCAACCCTCATCGCCGCAGTCATCTTAGCTCTCTACCTGATCTATATAGAGCAATATCCACAGGCCACTACCCCTGCCAGACAGTCTATCTTGAAGACCTTGGGCGCTGTTTTGGCTGAGAGGGAAATTTGGTATGTGGGTTTTACCCTTTTAGGGCTTAATATCGTGATCTATGGATTTATGACCTGGGCACCCATATACTATTTTGAGCAGGGTGGAGATATTCAGGAGGCGACCCATAAGGCCCTCCTTTTTCCCATAGCCGGAGCCCTGGGTAGCCTTTTTATAGGCTGGCTTTGTGATAAGTTCTTTGCCAAGAGGCGACTCTTTGTCGGCGTCATGGCCATGGTTGTTCTTCTCTTCTCTGTCCTTCTTTTTCCCTATAGCACCGATCCTCTTGTCTCGCTGACCTGTCTTGTTTTCGTCGGGGCCACAGCCTATGGTACAGAGGTTCTTCTGGTTTCTCAGTTTCCCATGATATTTGGCAAGCAAAAGAATATGGCAACCATTGTTGGCGTTATTGATAGTATAGGTTATCTGGGAGCAGCCATAACCAGTGTGACAAGCGGCTTTTTGACTGATATTTGGGGCTGGTCAGCGGCCTTCTATTTCTGGATAGGAGGTGGCTTGTTCGCTATGATCTTCCTCCTTATCTGTCAGCGACAGCTGGGGCATACCCTTCGGTAAATTTTCTTTAAGGCACCTTGGACAAAACGTTCTGAAAGGTTTTTTTGCGAAAATAGAGTTGCGTCTTTTCATTTTTCTAGTGTATATTTAGATGAGTTGTGTCGAATGTCGACATTTTTTATCAAAAGCGCATAATGCATAAAATAGAATAGGGTTTCATAAACAATATGGCAGGTATAGTAAAAATTACTTATAGTGGCCAGGTAGTTAAATATATTAAAGATATGGTCCTTAAGGGGGAGCTTGCCCCTGGCGATCAGGTTAAAGAAGCAGAAATATCAAAAAAATTAGATATTAGCCGTGCCCCTGTTCGAGAGGCAATGCAAATACTTATAAACGAAGGTCTGGTTTCTTCTAAGCCTCAAAAGAGAAAATATATAACCGCATTAACCTCGAAAGAAATTATTGATAGTTATTTTACGGGCGGTGTTCTTGAGGCAGCAGCGGTTGCCAAGTCCCTGGACGCCTATTTAGCAAAAGATATTGTAAGGCTCGAAAAAATTGTAGAAAAAATGCATGATCTCGCTGACTCGGACAGTCGTAGCGAACAGCTTGCCACCCTCGACAATCATTTTCACGACGTGCTGTTTTCCCGTGTTGATAATCAACTATTGATTGAGCTTTGTCGGCGATCCTGTCAGGAGATTTCAAAATTTTTGCTATTTCGTTATTGGCGTAATCTGTTTTCAGTGGCAGAGGTCTATTCCCGTCATAAGGCAATTGTTGATGCTATAAAAAATGGTGACCTCGTGGAATTAGAGAAAGTCATTAGAAAGCATTATAATGATTCAGGACTGAGAATGTCACGCTATGGTATAGATAAAATTGATTTAACAAATAAAGGAATAAATCAAGACTGATTTAACAGCCGAGGGGGGGGCGAGCACACTGTTGGCGTCCCCTAAGCAAAGAATATCTTCGACCTGTAATCATCATTCCAAGTAGCCTCTTAAGTTTATTCCTTTGGCTGGAGCTGGGTGAGTAGAATAAGTGGGCGTTGTTGAACAAATCCAAACGGCAAGTTTTCAATGCCCCATCGCTGTACTGTTCTAACGACAAACAGCTCCTCTAACGGACATTCCCAAAGCAGTTATCTTGCTTAATGCTTTGACGCAAGCCGACTTACCACTTGCGCATTGTAATCGCGAAGGCTCAATTTGCCACTGATCAACTGTTTGTAGCGATACATCGCTGTTTCAGCAAGAGACCTTTGATGATACCCCTGTGCTTGCTTTCCACTCTTTCAACTCACCTTTTCGCAATGCTCCTATAGCCTCATTTCTTGGATGGCCTTCCTTCCACATAGCAGCATTTTTCCGTGGTGGATGAGCAGACACCTTTGATTCCAATAATTTCATAGCACTCTTTCGTATCGTATGCACCATTGTCTGATATCTGCTTTATGCGTCGTCGAAGAGGATTCAGTAGATGCCCTAAAACTTTGGAGTCATGAACGCGCTCTAGCGAGATTTCACCACTTAGGCGATCAGTCTCGGCATCGATTACAAGGTGAATCTTACGCTAGGTTTTACGTTTGGAAGCCCCATGTTTTCTGACGCTCCACTCTCCTTCTCCATAGACTTTAAGCCCCGTCGAATCGATATGCTTAATCGGCCCACGACTTGGCAGCCTATAATTCACCTTAACAGTTTGGGCACGTCTGCTAACAGGTGTATCAGGTGCCTGGAGGTCGATATCTATCAGTTCAAAAAGTGAATTCAGAAAACCTTCAGTACCTCTGAGAGATAGGCCGTAAATGGTTCCACATTAAACAGGTGGTTATTGCATCATCAGTGTACTTGCGGCTACGGCCACGCTGTCCCGATGGTGTCGTGCTGTACCAACTTTCAATTGCTTTCTTGTCCACCCAAAATGTCAACGCCATTGCTTCAGTGTCCTGTTATATTCCGGCCAATTTTTGATCTTTCCCCTGCTCTCTCATTGCTCCTCCAATGTTTTCTGTATGTTACAAGAAAACATTGGAGGAGCAATGCTAGCAATTTCTATTTGTGCAACAAGGCCCGAGCATACTGTTGGCGTCCCCTAATCAAAGAACACCTTCGCTTTGTAATCATCATTCCAATCAGTCTTTTAAGCTTGTTTCTTTGGCTGGCTGCCCCACAAAGATGTTGCCTCAGAGCTCATGAGAAACGTCTAAAAAAGACCAATTTCCCACAATTTAATATCTTGACAAACAAAAAAGGATACGTTAATCCTGTATAGCAAATGTCGACATTTGACATTTGGCACAGGTTGTTTAAACGTCTTTCATCAAACTTTGGAGTTATGTAAGTGGCAACTATGATTGAAAAAAAGATTATTGAGACAGAGGCT from the Desulfotalea psychrophila LSv54 genome contains:
- a CDS encoding MarR family winged helix-turn-helix transcriptional regulator → MSVEQLSHQLVEFYDKISSWEHSVVKESGLSPTQMHTIEIIGHNQEMRMKELAEKLGITTGTLTVGIDKLEKQGLVQRKPHEKDRRSWLIVLTERGEAMFKEHHRFHQAFTQDICAELTSEEVASLARLLGAVLNKM
- a CDS encoding GntR family transcriptional regulator, producing MAGIVKITYSGQVVKYIKDMVLKGELAPGDQVKEAEISKKLDISRAPVREAMQILINEGLVSSKPQKRKYITALTSKEIIDSYFTGGVLEAAAVAKSLDAYLAKDIVRLEKIVEKMHDLADSDSRSEQLATLDNHFHDVLFSRVDNQLLIELCRRSCQEISKFLLFRYWRNLFSVAEVYSRHKAIVDAIKNGDLVELEKVIRKHYNDSGLRMSRYGIDKIDLTNKGINQD
- a CDS encoding MFS transporter, encoding MTRQQKKALFILWFGYANFYLLRLNYGIAMPGIMAEYGYSRGELGLGASFFFMLYALGLVVSGVLSDRLGPKRILVFGLLCSILVNLAFPSIAGSLFGIVFLWSINGFFQAMGWAPTVKMTSPWFEEGQKGRASAILGTSYIIGSALSWLLAGYLAQNYSWRLVFYGPTLIAAVILALYLIYIEQYPQATTPARQSILKTLGAVLAEREIWYVGFTLLGLNIVIYGFMTWAPIYYFEQGGDIQEATHKALLFPIAGALGSLFIGWLCDKFFAKRRLFVGVMAMVVLLFSVLLFPYSTDPLVSLTCLVFVGATAYGTEVLLVSQFPMIFGKQKNMATIVGVIDSIGYLGAAITSVTSGFLTDIWGWSAAFYFWIGGGLFAMIFLLICQRQLGHTLR
- a CDS encoding urease accessory protein UreH domain-containing protein, with protein sequence MELNTLLLAALQSSFILGLLHGINPCGHSWLVLAPFTTGEKNGKRVALLSFAFLFGTALACIALGASLGAVSQSLPASVGIWVEVITSLALLLIGALLLYKPHILHNHDHEHDHNHDCHHDHDCHDHRPGIMARLKKFTKNKKILPYALFSIGFINMIIPCPTVAVMYGYALNSGSLLSATLVFATYAVSTAVAVGLVIFLIFKATHMAHSLQKEWIEPFIMKLSGLVIIVFAGYGLYGAIISSTYRGAV